The Rhinopithecus roxellana isolate Shanxi Qingling chromosome 9, ASM756505v1, whole genome shotgun sequence genome contains a region encoding:
- the TRMT9B gene encoding probable tRNA methyltransferase 9B isoform X3, with protein sequence MVCDNLNLPFRDEGFDAVISIGVIHHFSTKQRRIRAIKEMARVLVPGGQLMIYVWAMEQKNRRFEKQDVLVPWNRALCSQLFSESSQSGRKRQCGHSERSHPYHPPCSECSCSVCFKEQWGSKRSHSVDYEPAMARTCFANISKEGEEEYGFYNTLGKSFRSWFFSRSLDESTLRKQIERVRPLKNTEGWTNSTVTIQPSRHSSLDFDHQEPFSTKEQNLDEEVFVESSSRKHLEWLRAPGTLKHLNGDHQGEMRRNGGGSFLDSTNTSANCVEAGNLEDDNPSASKILRRISAVGSTDSNADDTMSVEDPQPDLLDSRAFMRYYHVFREGELCSLLKENVSELRILSSGNDHGNWCIIAEKKGSCD encoded by the coding sequence tCATACATCATTTTTctacaaaacaaagaagaatCAGAGCAATAAAAGAAATGGCCAGGGTCTTAGTTCCTGGAGGCCAGCTGATGATTTACGTTTGGGCAATGGAACAAAAGAACCGTCGCTTTGAGAAGCAAGACGTGCTTGTTCCATGGAACAGGGCCCTGTGTTCCCAGCTCTTCTCAGAGTCCAGCCAGTCTGGGAGGAAGAGGCAGTGTGGACACTCAGAAAGAAGCCATCCCTACCATCCTCCTTGCTCTGAGTGTAGCTGTTCTGTTTGTTTTAAGGAGCAGTGGGGTTCAAAACGGTCCCACAGTGTGGACTATGAACCTGCTATGGCAAGAacttgttttgcaaatatttctaaggaaggagaggaagaataTGGATTCTACAACACATTAGGAAAATCATTTCGTTCCTGGTTTTTCTCCAGATCTTTGGATGAGTCGACTCTGAGGAAGCAAATTGAAAGAGTAAGACCCTTGAAAAACACAGAAGGTTGGACCAATAGCACTGTAACAATCCAGCCTTCCAGACACTCTAGTTTAGACTTTGATCACCAAGAGCCATTTTCAACAAAAGAGCAAAACTTAGATGAGGAAGTGTTTGTGGAATCTTCTTCTCGAAAACACTTAGAGTGGCTGAGAGCACCAGGCACTCTGAAGCATTTAAATGGAGACCATCAAGGAGAAATGAGGAGAAATGGAGGGGGCAGTTTTCTGGATAGCACTAATACCAGTGCGAATTGTGTGGAGGCAGGTAACTTAGAAGATGATAATCCTTCTGCTAGTAAAATATTGAGAAGGATTTCTGCAGTTGGTTCCACAGATTCCAATGCAGATGATACAATGTCTGTCGAAGATCCACAGCCTGATCTTTTGGACTCCAGAGCCTTTATGCGCTACTACCACGTGTTTCGAGAAGGGGAGCTCTGCAGTCTGCTCAAGGAGAATGTATCAGAGCTTCGTATCCTGAGTTCTGGAAATGATCATGGTAACTGGTGTATCAttgcagagaaaaagggaagTTGTGATTGA
- the TRMT9B gene encoding probable tRNA methyltransferase 9B isoform X4, with translation MARVLVPGGQLMIYVWAMEQKNRRFEKQDVLVPWNRALCSQLFSESSQSGRKRQCGHSERSHPYHPPCSECSCSVCFKEQWGSKRSHSVDYEPAMARTCFANISKEGEEEYGFYNTLGKSFRSWFFSRSLDESTLRKQIERVRPLKNTEGWTNSTVTIQPSRHSSLDFDHQEPFSTKEQNLDEEVFVESSSRKHLEWLRAPGTLKHLNGDHQGEMRRNGGGSFLDSTNTSANCVEAGNLEDDNPSASKILRRISAVGSTDSNADDTMSVEDPQPDLLDSRAFMRYYHVFREGELCSLLKENVSELRILSSGNDHGNWCIIAEKKGSCD, from the coding sequence ATGGCCAGGGTCTTAGTTCCTGGAGGCCAGCTGATGATTTACGTTTGGGCAATGGAACAAAAGAACCGTCGCTTTGAGAAGCAAGACGTGCTTGTTCCATGGAACAGGGCCCTGTGTTCCCAGCTCTTCTCAGAGTCCAGCCAGTCTGGGAGGAAGAGGCAGTGTGGACACTCAGAAAGAAGCCATCCCTACCATCCTCCTTGCTCTGAGTGTAGCTGTTCTGTTTGTTTTAAGGAGCAGTGGGGTTCAAAACGGTCCCACAGTGTGGACTATGAACCTGCTATGGCAAGAacttgttttgcaaatatttctaaggaaggagaggaagaataTGGATTCTACAACACATTAGGAAAATCATTTCGTTCCTGGTTTTTCTCCAGATCTTTGGATGAGTCGACTCTGAGGAAGCAAATTGAAAGAGTAAGACCCTTGAAAAACACAGAAGGTTGGACCAATAGCACTGTAACAATCCAGCCTTCCAGACACTCTAGTTTAGACTTTGATCACCAAGAGCCATTTTCAACAAAAGAGCAAAACTTAGATGAGGAAGTGTTTGTGGAATCTTCTTCTCGAAAACACTTAGAGTGGCTGAGAGCACCAGGCACTCTGAAGCATTTAAATGGAGACCATCAAGGAGAAATGAGGAGAAATGGAGGGGGCAGTTTTCTGGATAGCACTAATACCAGTGCGAATTGTGTGGAGGCAGGTAACTTAGAAGATGATAATCCTTCTGCTAGTAAAATATTGAGAAGGATTTCTGCAGTTGGTTCCACAGATTCCAATGCAGATGATACAATGTCTGTCGAAGATCCACAGCCTGATCTTTTGGACTCCAGAGCCTTTATGCGCTACTACCACGTGTTTCGAGAAGGGGAGCTCTGCAGTCTGCTCAAGGAGAATGTATCAGAGCTTCGTATCCTGAGTTCTGGAAATGATCATGGTAACTGGTGTATCAttgcagagaaaaagggaagTTGTGATTGA